Proteins found in one Salvia splendens isolate huo1 chromosome 10, SspV2, whole genome shotgun sequence genomic segment:
- the LOC121750566 gene encoding acyl-protein thioesterase 2-like isoform X1: MSFTAPSAAPSAAGRTFDFGRTYVVRPKGKHQATIVWLHGLGDNGNSWSTLLETLPLPNIKWICPTAPQRPVTLFGGFPSTAWFDVNDLSENANDDVHGLEASATYVASLLANEPADIKLGVGGFSMGAATSLYCATCFARGKFENGNQFSQNISAVVGLSGWLPCAKTLSSKLEGVAEASGRAASLPILLCHGKGDDVVAYKFGEKSAEKVTSTGFRDVTFKSYATLGHYTIPEEMDEVCAWLSSKMGLDGK, encoded by the exons ATGAGCTTCACTGCCCCTTCCGCTGCGCCTTCTG CTGCTGGGAGAACTTTCGACTTTGGACGGACATATGTGGTCAGGCCGAAAGGTAAACACCAAGCGACCATAGTGTGGCTGCATGGCCTTGGTGACAACGGCAATAG CTGGTCTACTCTCCTGGAAACCCTTCCACTTCCAAAT ATAAAGTGGATCTGCCCAACTGCTCCTCAACGACCAGTAACTTTATTTGGAGGCTTTCCATCAACTGCTT GGTTTGATGTGAATGACCTTTCAGAAAATGCTAATGATGATgtacatggtttggaagcttcaGCAACATATGTTGCAAGCTTATTGGCTAATGAACCTGCTGATA TAAAACTAGGTGTTGGAGGCTTCAGTATGGGTGCGGCAACCTCCCTATACTGTGCTACTTGTTTTGCTCGAGGGAAATTTGAGAATGGCAACCAGTTCTCCCAAAATATAAGTGCTGTTGTTGGATTGAGCGGTTGGCTTCCATGCGCAAA GACTCTGAGTTCCAAATTAGAAGGTGTGGCTGAGGCTTCTGGACGTGCTGCATCCTTACCCATTCTGCTTTGTCATGGCaaag GGGATGACGTAGTTGCTTATAAATTTGGTGAGAAGTCCGCGGAGAAGGTAACTTCTACTGGATTTCGAGATGTCACTTTTAAATCCTATGCTAC GCTTGGTCACTATACAATTCCAGAGGAAATGGATGAGGTTTGTGCCTGGCTATCTTCCAAAATGGGACTCGATGGTAAATGA
- the LOC121753212 gene encoding uncharacterized protein LOC121753212 isoform X1: MPRPGPRPYECVRRAWHSERHQPMRGLVIQQIFRYWISSIWVNFAQALAKNLFLSRLVHDNHSAATKKNKEWQEKLPVVVLKAEEIIYSKANSEAEYSNVETLWDRVNDAVDTIIRKDESTETGELLPPCVEAALNLGCVPVRASRSQRHNNPRTYLRPSYEECTNSLSPRFLNDNVSERNLDFPPTQATSSSMLKMPQHVDSSRLVWDSSKRVIPNSTNQHHIASSFETKKLHCISNSNASLSRSSVYPLYYGMTFKPEARQLGFHEAQKSDSVIIGVPVFSSPAEPAAEVGCLQNLFPYGEDKVFGKQTCDVASKDSKGKGPQAGFDLSLRLGLFSDSNSSREKGSGFVTDTLGRRLSSYEGLPVDKEFPFFPMEPAHNTTWLNRSKRNEESESQNADLVSRKRRLSVSGDLGNDQFFWSQDSANHFVGQIRRPVAVLYVTSLSKFLRGMFQKAFLKVK, translated from the exons ATGCCCCGCCCAGGTCCCAGACCGTACGAGTGCGTGCGCAGAGCTTGGCACAGTGAAAGGCACCAGCCCATGAGAGGCCTCGTCATCCAACAGATTTTCAGGTACTGGATTTCCTCAATTTGGGTGAATTTTGCTCAAGCTCTTGCTAAAAATCTCTTCTTGAGTAGACTTGTACACGATAATCACTCCGCTGCTactaaaaagaacaaagaatgGCAAGAGAAGCTCCCTGTTGTGGTCTTGAAAGCCGAGGAAATCATCTACTCCAAAGCCAATTCTGAG GCTGAATACTCGAATGTTGAGACGTTATGGGACCGAGTGAATGATGCCGTCGACACGATTATTAGGAAAGACGAGAGCACGGAGACTGGGGAGCTTCTGCCGCCCTGTGTTGAAG CTGCACTTAACCTAGGGTGTGTACCGGTGAGGGCATCGAGGAGCCAAAGGCACAACAATCCGAGGACTTACCTCAGACCGTCGTATGAAGAATGCACCAATAGCTTGTCTCCGAGGTTCCTGAATGACAATGTTAGTGAACGGAATCTTGATTTTCCACCCACCCAAGCCACCAGTAGCTCGATGCTGAAGATGCCCCAACATGTGGATTCGTCCCGTTTAGTTTGGGATTCTAGCAAGCGAGTCATACCCAACAGTACTAACCAGCACCACATTGCTTCTTCGTTTGAGACGAAGAAGCTTCATTGTATTAGCAATAGTAATGCTTCGCTTAGTAGAAGCTCGGTGTACCCCTTGTACTATGGGATGACTTTCAAACCCGAGGCTCGTCAGTTGGGATTTCACGAAGCTCAAAAGTCGGATTCTGTAATTATTGGTGTGCCGGTGTTTTCATCACCTGCTGAACCTGCTGCCGAAGTTGGTTGCTTACAGAATCTATTCCCGTATGGCGAAGATAAGGTTTTTGGGAAGCAGACATGTGATGTTGCTTCCAAGGATAGCAAAGGGAAGGGGCCTCAGGCCGGCTTTGACTTGTCCCTGAGGTTGGGACTATTTTCTGATTCGAATTCGAGCAGGGAAAAGGGATCTGGTTTCGTTACTGATACACTTGGTCGAAGGCTATCTTCATATGAAGGCCTTCCCGTGGATAAGGAGTTCCCTTTCTTTCCTATGGAGCCTGCTCATAACACAACGTGGTTGAATAGAAGTAAGCGGAACGAAGAGAGTGAGAGTCAGAATGCGGATTTAGTTTCTAGGAAGCGTAGGCTATCGGTTAGTGGAGATTTAGGAAATGATCAATTTTTCTGGTCACAGGATTCAGCTAACCATTTTGTTGGTCAAATAAGAAGACCTG TTGCAGTCCTTTATGTGACTTCTCTGTCCAAGTTCTTGCGAGGAATGTTTCAGAAGGCGTTCTTAAAAGTTAAGTGA
- the LOC121750566 gene encoding acyl-protein thioesterase 2-like isoform X2 codes for MSFTAPSAAPSAAGRTFDFGRTYVVRPKGKHQATIVWLHGLGDNGNSWSTLLETLPLPNIKWICPTAPQRPVTLFGGFPSTAWFDVNDLSENANDDVHGLEASATYVASLLANEPADIKLGVGGFSMGAATSLYCATCFARGKFENGNQFSQNISAVVGLSGWLPCAKTLSSKLEGVAEASGRAASLPILLCHGKGDDVVAYKFGEKSAEKAWSLYNSRGNG; via the exons ATGAGCTTCACTGCCCCTTCCGCTGCGCCTTCTG CTGCTGGGAGAACTTTCGACTTTGGACGGACATATGTGGTCAGGCCGAAAGGTAAACACCAAGCGACCATAGTGTGGCTGCATGGCCTTGGTGACAACGGCAATAG CTGGTCTACTCTCCTGGAAACCCTTCCACTTCCAAAT ATAAAGTGGATCTGCCCAACTGCTCCTCAACGACCAGTAACTTTATTTGGAGGCTTTCCATCAACTGCTT GGTTTGATGTGAATGACCTTTCAGAAAATGCTAATGATGATgtacatggtttggaagcttcaGCAACATATGTTGCAAGCTTATTGGCTAATGAACCTGCTGATA TAAAACTAGGTGTTGGAGGCTTCAGTATGGGTGCGGCAACCTCCCTATACTGTGCTACTTGTTTTGCTCGAGGGAAATTTGAGAATGGCAACCAGTTCTCCCAAAATATAAGTGCTGTTGTTGGATTGAGCGGTTGGCTTCCATGCGCAAA GACTCTGAGTTCCAAATTAGAAGGTGTGGCTGAGGCTTCTGGACGTGCTGCATCCTTACCCATTCTGCTTTGTCATGGCaaag GGGATGACGTAGTTGCTTATAAATTTGGTGAGAAGTCCGCGGAGAAG GCTTGGTCACTATACAATTCCAGAGGAAATGGATGA
- the LOC121753212 gene encoding uncharacterized protein LOC121753212 isoform X2 produces MPRPGPRPYECVRRAWHSERHQPMRGLVIQQIFRLVHDNHSAATKKNKEWQEKLPVVVLKAEEIIYSKANSEAEYSNVETLWDRVNDAVDTIIRKDESTETGELLPPCVEAALNLGCVPVRASRSQRHNNPRTYLRPSYEECTNSLSPRFLNDNVSERNLDFPPTQATSSSMLKMPQHVDSSRLVWDSSKRVIPNSTNQHHIASSFETKKLHCISNSNASLSRSSVYPLYYGMTFKPEARQLGFHEAQKSDSVIIGVPVFSSPAEPAAEVGCLQNLFPYGEDKVFGKQTCDVASKDSKGKGPQAGFDLSLRLGLFSDSNSSREKGSGFVTDTLGRRLSSYEGLPVDKEFPFFPMEPAHNTTWLNRSKRNEESESQNADLVSRKRRLSVSGDLGNDQFFWSQDSANHFVGQIRRPVAVLYVTSLSKFLRGMFQKAFLKVK; encoded by the exons ATGCCCCGCCCAGGTCCCAGACCGTACGAGTGCGTGCGCAGAGCTTGGCACAGTGAAAGGCACCAGCCCATGAGAGGCCTCGTCATCCAACAGATTTTCAG ACTTGTACACGATAATCACTCCGCTGCTactaaaaagaacaaagaatgGCAAGAGAAGCTCCCTGTTGTGGTCTTGAAAGCCGAGGAAATCATCTACTCCAAAGCCAATTCTGAG GCTGAATACTCGAATGTTGAGACGTTATGGGACCGAGTGAATGATGCCGTCGACACGATTATTAGGAAAGACGAGAGCACGGAGACTGGGGAGCTTCTGCCGCCCTGTGTTGAAG CTGCACTTAACCTAGGGTGTGTACCGGTGAGGGCATCGAGGAGCCAAAGGCACAACAATCCGAGGACTTACCTCAGACCGTCGTATGAAGAATGCACCAATAGCTTGTCTCCGAGGTTCCTGAATGACAATGTTAGTGAACGGAATCTTGATTTTCCACCCACCCAAGCCACCAGTAGCTCGATGCTGAAGATGCCCCAACATGTGGATTCGTCCCGTTTAGTTTGGGATTCTAGCAAGCGAGTCATACCCAACAGTACTAACCAGCACCACATTGCTTCTTCGTTTGAGACGAAGAAGCTTCATTGTATTAGCAATAGTAATGCTTCGCTTAGTAGAAGCTCGGTGTACCCCTTGTACTATGGGATGACTTTCAAACCCGAGGCTCGTCAGTTGGGATTTCACGAAGCTCAAAAGTCGGATTCTGTAATTATTGGTGTGCCGGTGTTTTCATCACCTGCTGAACCTGCTGCCGAAGTTGGTTGCTTACAGAATCTATTCCCGTATGGCGAAGATAAGGTTTTTGGGAAGCAGACATGTGATGTTGCTTCCAAGGATAGCAAAGGGAAGGGGCCTCAGGCCGGCTTTGACTTGTCCCTGAGGTTGGGACTATTTTCTGATTCGAATTCGAGCAGGGAAAAGGGATCTGGTTTCGTTACTGATACACTTGGTCGAAGGCTATCTTCATATGAAGGCCTTCCCGTGGATAAGGAGTTCCCTTTCTTTCCTATGGAGCCTGCTCATAACACAACGTGGTTGAATAGAAGTAAGCGGAACGAAGAGAGTGAGAGTCAGAATGCGGATTTAGTTTCTAGGAAGCGTAGGCTATCGGTTAGTGGAGATTTAGGAAATGATCAATTTTTCTGGTCACAGGATTCAGCTAACCATTTTGTTGGTCAAATAAGAAGACCTG TTGCAGTCCTTTATGTGACTTCTCTGTCCAAGTTCTTGCGAGGAATGTTTCAGAAGGCGTTCTTAAAAGTTAAGTGA
- the LOC121751238 gene encoding umecyanin-like translates to MANTKSLVLFGWLAAAAVLSGCTADTYTVGDDLGWTRPPLGEVAYQTWARVKDFDVGDTITFSWSGTHNVAQVTKDGYDNCNATSNLLIGQVQTVSPYNFLINSTDPYYFICTVPDHCANGQKVTVQVRSWNAAAPSAAFSSAFFAIAASTFIFASLFY, encoded by the exons atggcTAACACTAAGAGTTTGGTATTGTTTGGATGGTTAGCCGCCGCGGCCGTATTGAGCGGTTGCACTGCCGATACGTACACGGTGGGAGACGACCTCGGATGGACGAGACCGCCTCTTGGAGAAGTAGCCTACCAGACATGGGCTAGGGTTAAGGATTTTGACGTCGGAGATACCATAA cATTCAGTTGGAGTGGGACACACAATGTAGCCCAAGTGACAAAAGATGGTTATGACAATTGCAATGCGACAAGCAACTTGTTGATAGGCCAAGTTCAGACAGTAAGCCCATACAACTTCTTGATCAACTCAACTGACCCTTACTATTTCATTTGCACCGTCCCCGACCACTGCGCCAACGGCCAGAAGGTTACCGTCCAAGTCCGGTCCTGGAACGCGGCAGCACCCTCGGCTGCCTTCTCTTCTGCCTTCTTCGCCATCGCTGCCTCCACTTTCATCTTTGCATCTCTTTTctattaa
- the LOC121752783 gene encoding uncharacterized protein LOC121752783: protein MNMLLVTMFINLARSKSQKRKRMVGGLITEAMIEAIPAHVKQMDRLVRVSDRSCVDNLRMDRNTFGRLCRILRDRVGLVDQKFVTVEEQVAMFLSILAHHKKTRVVGHDFMRSSETVSKYTHFVLRGVLTLHDIFLVKPEPVGDDCTGSRWKCFKGCLGALDGTYIHVRVPIADAPRYRNRKGQISTNTLAVCDRYLRFVYVLPGWEGSAGDSRILRDAISRPLGLKIPKDCYYLCDNAYANSEGFITPYKGVRYHLKEWGNGAQAPQSPEELFNLKHSKARNVIERSFAVLKMRWGILRSPSFYPIDVQTGLIIACFLLHNFIRTQMEVDPYDALVGEHYEDGYGSDSDDPVVPIISSVAPTPAWTKKRDDLASTMWNNRTNM, encoded by the exons ATGAACATGCTTCTAGTCACCATGTTTATCAATTTGGCCAGATCTAAATCACAAAAAAGGAAACGGATGGTGGGGGGATTAATTACCGAGGCTATGATTGAAGCCATTCCGGCACATGTAAAGCAGATGGATAGGCTTGTCCGGGTTTCTGATCGTTCCTGCGTGGACAATTTGCGTATGGATAGAAACACTTTCGGTAGATTGTGTCGCATTCTACGGGATCGGGTAGGATTAGTCGACCAAAAATTTGTCACCGTTGAGGAACAAGTTGCTATGTTTTTGTCCATTTTGGCCCACCACAAAAAGACACGGGTTGTAGGACACGATTTCATGCGTTCTTCTGAAACAGTTTCTAAGTACACTCATTTTGTGCTACGTGGGGTGCTTACTTTGCATGACATTTTTTTGGTTAAACCGGAACCAGTTGGGGATGACTGCACGGGCTCACGATGGAAGTGTTTTAAG GGTTGTCTAGGAGCTTTAGATGGAACATACATACACGTGCGCGTGCCCATAGCTGACGCACCACGTTATCGTAACAGGAAGGGGcaaatatcaacaaatacaCTTGCAGTGTGTGATCGCTACCTTCGGTTCGTTTACGTGCTGCCAGGATGGGAAGGTTCAGCTGGTGATTCCCGAATATTACGCGATGCCATTAGCCGGCCCCTCGGGCTTAAAATACCTAAAG ATTGCTATTACCTCTGCGACAATGCATACGCCAACAGCGAGGGATTCATCACACCGTACAAAGGCGTCCGGTACCATTTGAAGGAGTGGGGTAATGGCGCTCAGGCACCTCAATCGCCCGAGGAATTGTTCAACTTGAAGCACTCTAAAGCTCGGAATGTTATTGAGCGCTCATTTGCAGTACTGAAGATGCGTTGGGGAATACTCCGCAGTCCAAGCTTCTATCCTATTGATGTCCAAACTGGATTGATCATTGCCTGTTTCTTGCTCCACAATTTCATACGCACGCAGATGGAGGTGGATCCGTATGATGCATTGGTTGGAGAACATTATGAAGATGGGTATGGAAGTGATAGTGATGATCCTGTTGTTCCCATTATAAGTTCGGTCGCACCAACACCGGCGTGGACGAAGAAACGGGACGACTTAGCTTCTACAATGTGGAATAATAGGACAAACATGTGA